A single window of Cololabis saira isolate AMF1-May2022 chromosome 24, fColSai1.1, whole genome shotgun sequence DNA harbors:
- the LOC133425239 gene encoding protein EFR3 homolog B-like isoform X1 gives MPASLPSLPSFPSMPRGVTMQSLLGSLPRGVNPPSLPRGVSLPRVIAMPTVPEGPRRLLQDCSSVFDHQTPAGLCGCCWALRPRYKRLVDNIFPENPEDGLVKANMEKLTFFALSAPEKLDRIAAYLSERLTRELNRHRYGYVCIAMEALEQLLLACHCQSINLLVESFLSTLRLLLEADKPHLHILATNSFVKFANIEEDTPSYHRSYDFFVSRFSEMCHSEEEDPNTKTKIRVSGIRGLQGVVRKTVDDELQVNIWEPRHMEQIVPALLVNLEADTHGSSGSPAEQTEGCFRELLGRAAYGHINNAIRPVLKHLDRFSLWEGRGFAVRCFQIIMFSIQSQHSHLVIQQLLGHLDANSRSPASVRAGIVEVLAEAAVIEATGSVGPTVLEVFNTLLRQLRQSVDYQLTGFYDNAGRRKTTSKEEKRLQDAVIKTIGSFANTLPVYQRSEVMLFIMGKIPVPGIYPALGSPNAGFEGSRMIQVMLLKSLLQVSERYESSNLLTALPSAFLEPLLSFTLMEDPEIRLLVLSILISLIDRRHNAARLATVSVTLDVTALELKEDRCSRQDNLFTRKHAQRLYRHVYLACKEESSGRSHYQALFTLAAVLTVELVNEEVLVDLVRLVLALQELALSSKESLSAFNRCSVHAICAAVLQLLSQLSPPTALRQHVTQVVESRQKEAPHLLPEHVLCDEPRLPDGELKVTEDFLFIQSKMCEALAGSSYSAHSERLNTPYTPQLTDDDRLSRRKSIVDAVSLQMYVDLQGSSDAPQKPQAEHITFETLKNAIEDRGMVEEEERRKRMQVVEKFQTASFEEIAAHCGARTSLLQSKLDQVFDLIIRPPPSPSGQSRPRSTPLHEMKFPDLCVY, from the exons ATGCCGGCGTCTCTTCCCAGCCTTCCCAGCTTTCCCAGCATGCCGCGGGGGGTCACCATGCAGTCTTTGCTGGGCTCCCTGCCCCGCGGCGTCAACCCCCCCAGCCTGCCCAGGGGGGTGTCGCTGCCCAGGGTCATCGCCATGCCGACCGTGCCCGAGGGGCCGCGGCGGCTGCTGCAGGACTGCTCCTCCGTGTTCGACCACCAGACGCCTGCAG GTCTCTGCGGTTGCTGCTGGGCGCTGCGTCCTCGCTACAAGCGGCTGGTTGACAACATCTTCCCGGAAAACCCCGAG GACGGGCTGGTGAAGGCCAACATGGAGAAGCTGACGTTCTTCGCTCTGTCGGCTCCGGAGAAGCTGGACCGCATCGCTGCGTATCTGTCGGAGCGGCTGACCAGGGAGCTGAACCGCCACCGCTACGG GTACGTGTGCATAGCGATGGAGGCGctggagcagctgctgctggcctgTCACTGCCAGAGCATCAACCTGCTGGTGGAGAGTTTCCTCAGTACGCTGCGTCTGCTGCTGGAGGCCGACAAGCCACACCTCCACATCCTCGCCACCAACTCC TTTGTGAAGTTTGCAAACATCGAAGAGGACACGCCTTCGTATCATCGCAGCTACGACTTCTTTGTGTCTCGCTTCAGTGAGATGTGTCACTCTGAAGAGGAGGACCCCAACACCAAGACCAA GATCCGAGTGTCGGGGATCCGCGGCCTGCAGGGCGTGGTGAGGAAGACGGTGGATGACGAGCTGCAGGTGAACATCTGGGAGCCTCGTCACATGGAGCAGATAGTCCCCGCCCTCCTGGTGAACCTGGAGGCCGACACGCACGGCAGCAG cgGCTCTCCTGCAGAGCAGACCGAGGGCTGTTTCAGGGAGCTGCTGGGTCGAGCTGCTTACGGACACATCAACAACGCCATCAGACCGGTGCTCAA GCACCTGGACCGGTTCAGTCTGTGGGAGGGACGAGGCTTCGCCGTCCGCTGTTTCCAGATCATCATGTTCTCCATTCAG TCCCAGCACTCCCACCTGGTCATCCAGCAGCTGCTGGGACATCTGGACGCCAACAGCAGGAGCCCGGCGTCGGTCCGAGCTGGGATCGTGGAGGTGCTGGCCGAGGCCGCGGTGATAGAAGCCACGGGATCTGTAG GTCCCACGGTGCTGGAAGTGTTCAACACGCTCCTGCGACAGCTCAGGCAGAGCGTCGACTACCAGCTGACGGGTTTCTACGACAACGCCGGCCGGCGCAAAACTACCTCAAAGGAGGAGAAGAGGCTGCAGGACGCCGTCATCAAAACCATCG GCTCCTTCGCCAACACACTCCCCGTctaccagaggtcagaggtcatgcTGTTCATCATGGGGAAGATTCCTGTTCCTGGAATCTACCCCGCCCTGGGGTCGCCCAACGCCGG GTTTGAAGGCAGCAGGATGATCCAGGTGATGCTGCTGAAGTCTCTCCTCCAG GTGTCGGAGCGCTACGAGAGCAGCAACCTGCTGACGGCGCTGCCCTCCGCCTTCCTGGAGCCCCTGCTGTCCTTCACCCTGATGGAGGACCCGGAGATCCGTCTGCTGGTCCTGTCCATCCTCATCTCGCTCATCGACCGCCGCCACAACGCCGCCAGGCTCGCCACGGTCAG CGTGACGTTGGACGTGACGGcgctggagctgaaggaggacaGATGTTCCCGACAGGACAACCTGTTCACCAGGAAG CACGCTCAGCGCCTCTACAGACACGTTTACCTGGCCTGCAAGGAGGAGAGCAGTGGGCGGAGCCACTACCAGGCGCTCTTCACCCTGGCGGCTGTTCTCACCGTGGAGCTGGTCAACGAGGAGGTGCTGGTGGACCTGGTTCGGCTGGTGCTGGCTCTGCAG GAACTGGCGCTGTCCAGTAAGGAATCTCTATCAGCATTCAACCGCTGCAGTGTTCACGCCATCTGTGCCGCTGTCCTCCAGCTGCTGTCGCAGCTCAGTCCGCCCACCGCGCTGCGGCAACATGTCACTCAG GTCGTGGAAAGTCGCCAGAAGGAGGCGCCACATCTGCTGCCCGAGCACGTCCTGTGTGACGAGCCCAG gctGCCAGACGGTGAGCTGAAGGTGACTGAAGACTTTCTGTTTATCCAGTCAAAGATGTGTGAGGCTCTGGCAGGAAGCAGCTACAGCGCTCACTCAGAACGCCTCAACACGCCCTACACGCCTCAGCTgacag ATGACGACCGTCTCTCCAGGAGGAAGAGCATCGTAGACGCCGTCTCCCTGCAGATGTACGTGGACCTTCAGGGCAGCTCTGATGCACCGCAG AAACCTCAAGCCGAGCACATCACCTTTGAGACGCTGAAGAACGCCATCG AGGATAGAGggatggtggaggaggaggagaggaggaaaaggatGCAGGTGGTGGAGAAGTTCCAGACGGCTTCTTTTGAGGAAATAGCAGCTCACTGTGGAGCGCGG ACGTCGTTGCTCCAGTCCAAACTGGATCAGGTGTTTGACCTGATCATCCGTCCTCCTCCGTCCCCGTCTGGACAGTCGCGTCCTCGGTCAACGCCGCTCCACGAGATGAA
- the LOC133425239 gene encoding protein EFR3 homolog B-like isoform X2 — MYGLCGCCWALRPRYKRLVDNIFPENPEDGLVKANMEKLTFFALSAPEKLDRIAAYLSERLTRELNRHRYGYVCIAMEALEQLLLACHCQSINLLVESFLSTLRLLLEADKPHLHILATNSFVKFANIEEDTPSYHRSYDFFVSRFSEMCHSEEEDPNTKTKIRVSGIRGLQGVVRKTVDDELQVNIWEPRHMEQIVPALLVNLEADTHGSSGSPAEQTEGCFRELLGRAAYGHINNAIRPVLKHLDRFSLWEGRGFAVRCFQIIMFSIQSQHSHLVIQQLLGHLDANSRSPASVRAGIVEVLAEAAVIEATGSVGPTVLEVFNTLLRQLRQSVDYQLTGFYDNAGRRKTTSKEEKRLQDAVIKTIGSFANTLPVYQRSEVMLFIMGKIPVPGIYPALGSPNAGFEGSRMIQVMLLKSLLQVSERYESSNLLTALPSAFLEPLLSFTLMEDPEIRLLVLSILISLIDRRHNAARLATVSVTLDVTALELKEDRCSRQDNLFTRKHAQRLYRHVYLACKEESSGRSHYQALFTLAAVLTVELVNEEVLVDLVRLVLALQELALSSKESLSAFNRCSVHAICAAVLQLLSQLSPPTALRQHVTQVVESRQKEAPHLLPEHVLCDEPRLPDGELKVTEDFLFIQSKMCEALAGSSYSAHSERLNTPYTPQLTDDDRLSRRKSIVDAVSLQMYVDLQGSSDAPQKPQAEHITFETLKNAIEDRGMVEEEERRKRMQVVEKFQTASFEEIAAHCGARTSLLQSKLDQVFDLIIRPPPSPSGQSRPRSTPLHEMKFPDLCVY, encoded by the exons ATGTACG GTCTCTGCGGTTGCTGCTGGGCGCTGCGTCCTCGCTACAAGCGGCTGGTTGACAACATCTTCCCGGAAAACCCCGAG GACGGGCTGGTGAAGGCCAACATGGAGAAGCTGACGTTCTTCGCTCTGTCGGCTCCGGAGAAGCTGGACCGCATCGCTGCGTATCTGTCGGAGCGGCTGACCAGGGAGCTGAACCGCCACCGCTACGG GTACGTGTGCATAGCGATGGAGGCGctggagcagctgctgctggcctgTCACTGCCAGAGCATCAACCTGCTGGTGGAGAGTTTCCTCAGTACGCTGCGTCTGCTGCTGGAGGCCGACAAGCCACACCTCCACATCCTCGCCACCAACTCC TTTGTGAAGTTTGCAAACATCGAAGAGGACACGCCTTCGTATCATCGCAGCTACGACTTCTTTGTGTCTCGCTTCAGTGAGATGTGTCACTCTGAAGAGGAGGACCCCAACACCAAGACCAA GATCCGAGTGTCGGGGATCCGCGGCCTGCAGGGCGTGGTGAGGAAGACGGTGGATGACGAGCTGCAGGTGAACATCTGGGAGCCTCGTCACATGGAGCAGATAGTCCCCGCCCTCCTGGTGAACCTGGAGGCCGACACGCACGGCAGCAG cgGCTCTCCTGCAGAGCAGACCGAGGGCTGTTTCAGGGAGCTGCTGGGTCGAGCTGCTTACGGACACATCAACAACGCCATCAGACCGGTGCTCAA GCACCTGGACCGGTTCAGTCTGTGGGAGGGACGAGGCTTCGCCGTCCGCTGTTTCCAGATCATCATGTTCTCCATTCAG TCCCAGCACTCCCACCTGGTCATCCAGCAGCTGCTGGGACATCTGGACGCCAACAGCAGGAGCCCGGCGTCGGTCCGAGCTGGGATCGTGGAGGTGCTGGCCGAGGCCGCGGTGATAGAAGCCACGGGATCTGTAG GTCCCACGGTGCTGGAAGTGTTCAACACGCTCCTGCGACAGCTCAGGCAGAGCGTCGACTACCAGCTGACGGGTTTCTACGACAACGCCGGCCGGCGCAAAACTACCTCAAAGGAGGAGAAGAGGCTGCAGGACGCCGTCATCAAAACCATCG GCTCCTTCGCCAACACACTCCCCGTctaccagaggtcagaggtcatgcTGTTCATCATGGGGAAGATTCCTGTTCCTGGAATCTACCCCGCCCTGGGGTCGCCCAACGCCGG GTTTGAAGGCAGCAGGATGATCCAGGTGATGCTGCTGAAGTCTCTCCTCCAG GTGTCGGAGCGCTACGAGAGCAGCAACCTGCTGACGGCGCTGCCCTCCGCCTTCCTGGAGCCCCTGCTGTCCTTCACCCTGATGGAGGACCCGGAGATCCGTCTGCTGGTCCTGTCCATCCTCATCTCGCTCATCGACCGCCGCCACAACGCCGCCAGGCTCGCCACGGTCAG CGTGACGTTGGACGTGACGGcgctggagctgaaggaggacaGATGTTCCCGACAGGACAACCTGTTCACCAGGAAG CACGCTCAGCGCCTCTACAGACACGTTTACCTGGCCTGCAAGGAGGAGAGCAGTGGGCGGAGCCACTACCAGGCGCTCTTCACCCTGGCGGCTGTTCTCACCGTGGAGCTGGTCAACGAGGAGGTGCTGGTGGACCTGGTTCGGCTGGTGCTGGCTCTGCAG GAACTGGCGCTGTCCAGTAAGGAATCTCTATCAGCATTCAACCGCTGCAGTGTTCACGCCATCTGTGCCGCTGTCCTCCAGCTGCTGTCGCAGCTCAGTCCGCCCACCGCGCTGCGGCAACATGTCACTCAG GTCGTGGAAAGTCGCCAGAAGGAGGCGCCACATCTGCTGCCCGAGCACGTCCTGTGTGACGAGCCCAG gctGCCAGACGGTGAGCTGAAGGTGACTGAAGACTTTCTGTTTATCCAGTCAAAGATGTGTGAGGCTCTGGCAGGAAGCAGCTACAGCGCTCACTCAGAACGCCTCAACACGCCCTACACGCCTCAGCTgacag ATGACGACCGTCTCTCCAGGAGGAAGAGCATCGTAGACGCCGTCTCCCTGCAGATGTACGTGGACCTTCAGGGCAGCTCTGATGCACCGCAG AAACCTCAAGCCGAGCACATCACCTTTGAGACGCTGAAGAACGCCATCG AGGATAGAGggatggtggaggaggaggagaggaggaaaaggatGCAGGTGGTGGAGAAGTTCCAGACGGCTTCTTTTGAGGAAATAGCAGCTCACTGTGGAGCGCGG ACGTCGTTGCTCCAGTCCAAACTGGATCAGGTGTTTGACCTGATCATCCGTCCTCCTCCGTCCCCGTCTGGACAGTCGCGTCCTCGGTCAACGCCGCTCCACGAGATGAA
- the LOC133425241 gene encoding IQ calmodulin-binding motif-containing protein 1-like, protein MVLQEDDEEAFLSELKMQLEAEELQPQQRMELLNDRINRALTAAAVQTDGRALTRTKSGLYRSGILRHAVAALALSPSRLRGSWSAAATLAHLTSSCCVGMDPQPDAFRSLFLPSVVERLLSLASQLMVRVECASVFRKVMDSVGWLLSAHPQLTAQVLSSVPYEQIQMCEDVAVSRLCIQMWIQTCTVSREFLSSLSDDSALLLLNEAVGQLAVCSNPAVGGASVRLMLLMCGQLGGRLRPLLLHFRGLDRLLDKDWRGRGFDHDLHRLIAIVRSERDRRGQSEEATERVQAACVIQAAWRSYRTRRRVKSLDRAVTALQRSFRARRRRQQQQKEAWRWEEELRYQVCVRRQQARREFHQKQRRLLQQLPPEQVQSYLQECERRAAVLIQSCWRGFKERRRYQTLRHTLGASHTRHQAARTLQRAVRRFLERRRAVAAPPLSRLWIGQKGLTGSRRAELKQQVEDYIAVHRSSRSSPEECVSLHHEVQLLLEAELQRGEQQRREEQRLEALLAHTHTQLELLRDAPPLSVVTATEAQSFLSPSGSIAARARDAHNAALQADRLPWWRTEREPGGLGSAHLQELEAELGGLYIAGPAAGR, encoded by the exons ATGGTGCTGCAGGAGGACGACGAGGAGGCCTTCCTGTCGGAGCTGAAGATGCAGCTGGAGGccgaggagctgcagccgcagCAGAGGATGGAGCTCCTGAACGACAGAATAAACA GAGCTCTGACGGCAGCGGCCGTGCAGACAGACGGCAGAGCCCTGACTCGAACCAAGTCTGGGTTGTACCGCAGCGGCATCCTGAGACATGCCGTGGCGGCGCTGGCGCTGTCTCCCAGCAGGCTGAGGGGCAGCTGGAGTGCTGCCGCCACGCTCGCCCACCTCACCAG TTCCTGCTGCGTCGGGATGGATCCGCAGCCCGACGCCTTCCGGAGTCTGTTCCTGCCGTCGGTGGTGGAGCGTCTGCTGTCGCTGGCCAGTCAGCTGATGGTCCGAGTGGAG TGTGCCAGTGTCTTCAGGAAGGTGATGGACTCAGTGGGCTGGCTGCTCTCCGCCCACCCGCAGCTCACCGCTCAGG TTCTCAGCTCGGTCCCCTACGAGCAGATCCAGATGTGTGAGGACGTCGCTGTGTCTCGCCTCTGCATCCAGATGTGGATTCAAACATGTACCGTCAGCAG GGAATTCCTGTCCAGCCTGAGCGACGACTCcgccctgctgctgctcaacGAGGCTGTCGGCCAGTTAGCCGTATGCTCCAatcctgcagtgggcggggcctccgtccggctgatgctgctgatgtgcGGCCAGCTGGGGGGCCGGCTCCGgcccctcctcctccacttcAGAG gtctggacAGGCTGCTGGACAAAGACTGGCGGGGGCGGGGTTTCGACCACGACCTGCATCGGCTGATTGCAATCGTCCGGTCAGAAAGAGACAGGAGGGGTCAGAGTGAG GAGGCTACTGAGCGCGTGCAAGCAGCCTGTGTGATCCAGGCGGCCTGGAGGTCGTACCGGACCCGGCGGCGGGTGAAGAGCCTGGACAGAGCCGTCACTGCTCTGCAGAGGAGCTTCAG GGCTCGGAGgaggcggcagcagcagcagaaggagGCGTGGCGATGGGAGGAGGAACTCAGGTACCAG GTGTGTGTGCGGCGGCAGCAGGCGAGGAGGGAGTTCCACCAGAAACAGAGAcgactgctgcagcagcttcctccag agcAGGTGCAGTCGTACCTGCAGGAGTGCGAGCGTCGAGCAGCGGTGCTCATCCAGAGCTGCTGGAGAGGCTTCAAAGAGAGAAGACGTTACCAAACACTGCGACACACACTGGGGGCGTCACACACACGGCATCAAGCTGCCAGGACGCTGCAGAGAgcg GTGCGGCGTTTCCTGGAACGGCGTCGAGCCGtggcggccccgcccctcaGCCGTCTCTGGATTGGTCAGAAAGGTTTGACGGGCAGCCGGAGGGCGGAGCTAAAGCAGCAGGTGGAGGATTACATCGCTGTTCATCGA tcATCCCGTTCGTCACCTGAGGAGTGTGTGTCGCTCCACCACGaggtgcagctgctgctggaggcggagcttcagagaggagagcagcAGAGGAGGGAGGAGCAACGGCTGGAGGCTCTGctggctcacacacacacacagctggagctgctgcgag ATGCCCCGCCCCTCTCCGTCGTCACGGCGACGGAGGCCCAGTCCTTCCTGAGCCCGTCGGGTTCCATCGCCGCTCGAGCCCGCGACGCCCACAACGCGGCGCTGCAGGCGGACCGTCTGCCCTGGTGGAGGACGGAGAGGGAGCCGGGCGGCCTCGGCTCCGCCCACCTGCAGGAGCTGGAGGCGGAGCTCGGAGGCCTGTACATCGCAGGGCCGGCCGCGGGGAGGTGA